CAATCACATTAATTTCTGTTTCAATAGCTCCATTACTTGGAATTTTTTCCTCAGGAATAAGTTCTTTTATTCTTGGATGAACAGGGTCAGAGTTAATAGATGGGTGCACAAAATTGTGCTCCATCTGCAAACAGCATGCTACTAATTCAATAGAACCTGCGGCTCCCAATGAATGTCCTATCATCGATTTTAAGGAGTTAATGTAAGGAAATTCTGAATCTTTTAGATTTAGCACTTCCTTCCAGTTTGCAACCTCAAGTGGATCAGCCATAGTCCCTGTTAAGTGCCCGGAAATTAAATCAATTTCCGTTGGCTGAATACCACTCATTTCAATTGTAGTGTTAATACACCGTTGTACTCCTGTAGAATTAGGAGCAACCATACTTCCCCCCATTCGTTGAGCTCCTGAATTTGCGAAACCACCGATTATTTCTGCATATATATGAGCACCCCGCCTTTTGGCTTCCTCATAATCCTCAAGGATCAATACTGCACCTCCGGTGCTTGGGACAAAACCACTGGCATTAGCACTAAGTGGACGCGAAGCTTTTGCAGGTTCATCATTCGAGTTGCGTACAAGGATTCGCATAGACTCAAAGCCTGCCCACGAACTTGGTCCCTGGCCTTCAGTACTGCCGCAAACCATACGCTTTGCTTTTCCATCTTTGATCCAATTATAACCCATGATGACCGATTCGGTACCAGTGCTACATGCCGAAGAATTGGAAGCTACCCAGTTACCAAGTCCCAACATGCCAGATACATAAACCGTTGGCCCATTATTCATGCGCTGTTCTGTAATTTTGGAACCCAGCTTCCGAACCATTTTATCATCGTAAATCTTATAGAGCTGGCTGATAAGCTCATTATCCATAGCGATAGAGCCGGCGCCAATAATAGCCCCGGAATCCCAATCAATATCTTCTTTGTCTGGTAAGGGTAATCCTGCATCCAGCCAGGCGTCTTTGGCAGCAATTATCCCATACTTAATGGCTTCGCTAAACAAGAAACGTTGAGAAATTTTATCGATATACTCGTCGATATCAATAGTGTCAAGCTCAGGAATCCCGCTTATGGTTGTCTGGAAGTTTAGCTTCTCAAGAAAAGGGTCCTTCCGGATACCTGAAATACCGTTCTTTATAGCATGAAGAAAGTTTGGGATTCCAATGCCATTTGGGGAAACAACTCCTAAACCTGTAATTACAACTCGATTCAATCTATATTCTCTTTTTCGATGAAGCCCATGCCCGAAAGGGTTGCTCTGCAGACTACTTCGCCTGCCTTGTTCACCATTTTCACTTCACTTTTAAATTTTCCATGACGAAAATAGCTTTTTTTACCTGAAACTGTAACTGTTTCTCCAGGATAAACCGGTTTTAGGAAGGTAGCCTCGGAATTGGAGAACCATTGAATGTATTTATTCTTTGCCTCCGGGTCTTCTTTCAGTAAAAAGAAGATGGAATGACAAACCAGGGCAACCTGAGCACAACACTCTGTTAAAATAACCCCAGGCGTTACTGGATTACCCTCAAAGTGCCCAGCATAAAAATACTCATCTTTCTTGAATGTGTATTCACCTGTAATGGTATCATCATTCACTTCCAGAATCTTATCTACGAAACGGAAAGGATGTTTTTGAGGGAGTAGAGAAAGTATTCGGTCTTCTAAACTCATAATCTATACCAGATTTTCTCCACCGTCCGCAATAATGGTTGTTCCATTAATCCAGTTCGCCTCTTCCTTGCTTAACAGATATACGACATTGGCCACATCTTCTGGGGTAGTTAATCGCTTATTTGGGTTTCGCTCTTTGCTGAATGTAGCCAGGAAGTCACTACCGGGTATCATCCTAAAGCTTTGTGTTTCGGTTACTCCAGCTTGAATAAGGTTTGCGGTAATCTTTTTTGGTGCAAGCTCAATAGCCATGTACTTAACCAGGCTCTCTAACACTGTTTTAGCAGCACCAACGGCAGCATAGCTTCCCCAAACTTTCTTATCTCCTTCGCTGGTAAGTCCGATTATCCGGCTATTAGTGGAAAAAAGATCACGGTCTAATAATTCTTTTACCCAGGTATGCAAACTCAAAGCCATAGAATGAAGGGTAAGATCAAAATCCGTAAGTGATAATGCTCCGGTAGGTGCCCCAGAGTTTTTGAGCTCAAAGAATTTTGAGATTTCATCATGTTCAATAGTAGACTCAATATCTTCAATATTCTTAAACAGAGGCTTAAGATTACCCCGGGCTATAGAATGAAGTACCAGATGTACCTGTCCTTCTTTTTGCTTCAAGTGAGCATCGATTCCCTCAACCAATTCCTTAATTGAAGATGCATCTACCCCATCTTTATTGAACGATAAAAGTTGTACGCCCAAAGAACGTAGTTCTTCAAACATCTTTTCAGCAGCCTCTGTCTGAGTTTTACGATCTTTGTGAATAATGATAAGGTTTAGTCCGTGTTGGGCTAGTTTTTTTGCACTAGCAAGACCCATTCCACTAGAACCCCCAAGGATTATTCCCCATTTATTATCGCCTTTAAA
This DNA window, taken from Balneola sp., encodes the following:
- a CDS encoding beta-ketoacyl-[acyl-carrier-protein] synthase family protein, translated to MNRVVITGLGVVSPNGIGIPNFLHAIKNGISGIRKDPFLEKLNFQTTISGIPELDTIDIDEYIDKISQRFLFSEAIKYGIIAAKDAWLDAGLPLPDKEDIDWDSGAIIGAGSIAMDNELISQLYKIYDDKMVRKLGSKITEQRMNNGPTVYVSGMLGLGNWVASNSSACSTGTESVIMGYNWIKDGKAKRMVCGSTEGQGPSSWAGFESMRILVRNSNDEPAKASRPLSANASGFVPSTGGAVLILEDYEEAKRRGAHIYAEIIGGFANSGAQRMGGSMVAPNSTGVQRCINTTIEMSGIQPTEIDLISGHLTGTMADPLEVANWKEVLNLKDSEFPYINSLKSMIGHSLGAAGSIELVACCLQMEHNFVHPSINSDPVHPRIKELIPEEKIPSNGAIETEINVIAKTSFAFGDTNSCIILKKVT
- a CDS encoding hydroxymyristoyl-ACP dehydratase; this translates as MSLEDRILSLLPQKHPFRFVDKILEVNDDTITGEYTFKKDEYFYAGHFEGNPVTPGVILTECCAQVALVCHSIFFLLKEDPEAKNKYIQWFSNSEATFLKPVYPGETVTVSGKKSYFRHGKFKSEVKMVNKAGEVVCRATLSGMGFIEKENID
- a CDS encoding SDR family oxidoreductase, whose amino-acid sequence is MSDFKGDNKWGIILGGSSGMGLASAKKLAQHGLNLIIIHKDRKTQTEAAEKMFEELRSLGVQLLSFNKDGVDASSIKELVEGIDAHLKQKEGQVHLVLHSIARGNLKPLFKNIEDIESTIEHDEISKFFELKNSGAPTGALSLTDFDLTLHSMALSLHTWVKELLDRDLFSTNSRIIGLTSEGDKKVWGSYAAVGAAKTVLESLVKYMAIELAPKKITANLIQAGVTETQSFRMIPGSDFLATFSKERNPNKRLTTPEDVANVVYLLSKEEANWINGTTIIADGGENLV